A genomic region of Trifolium pratense cultivar HEN17-A07 linkage group LG3, ARS_RC_1.1, whole genome shotgun sequence contains the following coding sequences:
- the LOC123912850 gene encoding transcription factor MYB80: MGRIPCCEKDNVKRGQWTPEEDNKLSTYIAQHGTRNWRLIPKNAGLQRCGKSCRLRWTNYLRPDLKHGNFSDAEEQTIVKLHSVFGNRWSLIAAQLPGRTDNDVKNHWNTKLKKKLSGMGIDPVTHKPFSHLMAEIATTLAPPQAAHLAEAALGCFKDEVLHLLTRKPINYQGQHSNAAMGNNITDYFNCKPEEREDTVEKIKFDLSKAIQQEHEMVPTNKPWDSTATSASFAMPYNVFPTMSGFQFSPSYFGNKGDASPWNQSLCTGSTCTAMDQQSQFHEKLQEENGDDSEATKEIRNLSNIFNSDCVVWDLPAEDLINPMV; the protein is encoded by the exons ATGGGACGTATTCCATGTTGTGAGAAGGACAATGTGAAGAGAGGTCAGTGGACACCTGAGGAAGATAACAAGCTCTCTACTTACATTGCTCAACATGGCACTCGCAACTGGCGCCTCATTCCCAAGAATGCTG GCCTTCAGAGATGTGGAAAGAGCTGCAGGTTAAGGTGGACTAATTACCTTCGTCCTGACCTTAAGCATGGCAATTTCTCGGATGCAGAAGAACAAACCATCGTGAAGCTTCATTCAGTTTTCGGTAACAG GTGGTCACTCATAGCAGCCCAGCTGCCAGGACGCACCGACAATGATGTCAAAAACCACTGGAACACCAAGCTGAAAAAGAAACTGTCAGGCATGGGTATAGACCCTGTTACCCACAAACCATTCTCCCATCTAATGGCGGAAATTGCTACAACATTGGCACCCCCACAGGCAGCTCACCTAGCTGAAGCAGCCCTCGGTTGTTTCAAAGATGAGGTGCTCCACCTTCTTACCAGGAAGCCAATTAACTACCAGGGCCAACATTCTAATGCAGCAATGGGGAATAACATCACCGATTACTTTAACTGTAAGCCAGAAGAAAGGGAAGATACTGTTGAGAAGATTAAGTTTGACCTATCAAAGGCCATACAACAAGAACATGAAATGGTACCCACAAATAAACCTTGGGACTCCACTGCTACATCTGCAAGTTTTGCAATGCCATACAATGTTTTCCCTACGATGTCTGGGTTTCAGTTCAGTCCATCATATTTTGGCAATAAAGGGGATGCATCACCATGGAACCAAAGTTTATGTACCGGAAGCACATGCACAGCCATGGATCAGCAAAGCCAGTTTCATGAAAAACTTCAAGAGGAAAATGGGGATGATTCTGAGGCTACAAAAGAAATTAGAAATCTATCCAATATATTCAACTCAGACTGTGTTGTGTGGGATTTACCAGCCGAAGATTTAATTAATCCCATGGTATAA
- the LOC123912852 gene encoding probable amino acid permease 7 encodes MSAECAADGSTPLLQTQFPDSYDVKRTGTVWTAVAHIVTGVIGSGVLSLAWSIAQIGWIAGPLAILVFASVTLLSAFLLSDTYRSPDPEFGPRRSSSYLDAVNLHKGEGNGRFCGVFVNISLYGFGIAYIITASISIRAIQNSICYHEKGSEETCEFNDTYSMLVFGAIQVVLSQIPNFHNIEWLSIVAAIMSFAYAFIGMGLAVVKVNENGHFEGSIRGIPTSTGTEKVWLVAQALGDIAFSYPFSVILIEIQDTLKSPPPENVTMRRASTISVIVTTFFYLCCGCAGYAAFGNDTPGNLLTGFAAYKLYWLVDFANACIVIHLVGAYQVYSQPLYAIVENWLRFKFPDSGFVNYSYDLKLPLLPNFQLSPLRLCFRTLYVASTTVIALLFPYFNQILGVLAGIIFYPLTIYFPVEMYISQGNIEPWTSKWIWLRTFSIVGFVVGLFTLIGSIQGIISAKLG; translated from the exons ATGAGTGCAGAATGTGCTGCAGATGGCAGCACCCCATTATTGCAAACCCAATTTCCAGATTCATATGATGTCAAAAGAACag GAACAGTATGGACAGCAGTGGCACACATAGTGACAGGAGTAATAGGATCAGGAGTGTTGTCATTAGCATGGAGCATTGCACAAATTGGATGGATTGCAGGGCCATTAGCAATTCTTGTATTTGCGTCTGTCACTCTTCTCTCTGCTTTTCTTCTCAGTGATACTTATCGTTCTCCTGATCCTGAATTTGGACCTCGTAGAAGTTCATCCTATCTTGATGCTGTTAATCTTCATAAAG GAGAAGGAAATGGACGTTTCTGCGGtgtttttgtaaatataagCTTATATGGTTTTGGAATTGCCTACATCATTACAGCATCCATCAGCATAAG AGCAATCCAGAACTCAATCTGTTACCATGAGAAAGGGAGTGAAGAAACATGTGAATTTAATGATACATATAGCATGCTTGTTTTTGGTGCTATCCAAGTTGTTCTCTCACAGATACCAAATTTCCATAACATTGAATGGCTGTCTATTGTAGCAGCAATAATGTCATTTGCTTATGCTTTCATAGGAATGGGACTTGCAGTTGTTAAAGTCAATG AAAATGGACATTTTGAGGGTAGCATTAGAGGAATACCAACTTCCACTGGAACTGAAAAAGTATGGCTGGTTGCACAAGCACTTGGTGACATAGCCTTCTCTTATCCATTCTCAGTAATTCTTATAGAAATTCAG GACACGTTGAAATCTCCTCCGCCGGAAAACGTAACCATGAGGAGGGCCTCAACAATATCAGTGATTGTCACAACATTTTTCTACCTCTGTTGTGGCTGTGCAGGTTATGCGGCCTTTGGTAATGATACACCAGGAAATCTTTTAACAGGGTTTGCAGCTTATAAGCTTTATTGGCTTGTTGACTTTGCCAATGCTTGTATAGTTATTCACCTTGTTGGTGCATATCAG GTGTATAGCCAGCCACTTTATGCAATTGTTGAGAATTGGCTTCGATTTAAGTTCCCAGACAGTGGATTTGTGAATTACTCATACGACTTAAAACTCCCATTGCTGCCAAATTTTCAACTAAGTCCTCTAAGACTTTGTTTCCGAACTTTATATGTTGCGTCAACGACCGTGATTGCATTGCTCTTTCCATACTTCAACCAGATTTTGGGAGTTTTGGCTGGCATAATATTTTATCCATTAACCATATATTTCCCAGTGGAAATGTATATTAGTCAAGGCAACATTGAACCATGGACAAGCAAGTGGATATGGCTTAGGACTTTTAGCATTGTTGGCTTTGTGGTGGGATTGTTCACTCTCATTGGTTCCATTCAAGGGATAATTTCTGCAAAACTAGGCTGA